Proteins from a genomic interval of BD1-7 clade bacterium:
- the ndbB_2 gene encoding Demethylphylloquinone reductase NdbB, with amino-acid sequence MQKIIIIGGGFGGVFXARTLAKKNKGQLHIELISDRNYFVFQPLLPEVASGTINAEDAVSPLRLLLPDVHVRLAEVKGIDPVAKTVQLVQGRKRILHHFDYDHLIIASGQITDLSLFRGFEQHSLTMKDLADAFHLRNQVIQCLELADVTENTVLKKRLLTFVVAGGGFSGVETIGELSEMIRRTLHFYPNIQMDDIRLILIQRGKRILPELTEKLSEYAKQKLEKRGIEVRLGCGVKSASSTALVTSDGDVINTTTIITTIGNGPSAFVKSLGLPLERGKIKTNTQMQVEDVEDVWALGDIAAIPMADGNIAPPTAQFTVREAATLADNILASIDNKPLKPFAYQPRGSLASLGNYSAVANVFGVNFYGLLAWFMWRSVYISMLPGLSTRIRVALNWAFDYIMPRNIVHMEQTGKPACHYMHFAEGEIVYTKGEWVDGFYVVVEGELLLEVDSDDHKEAFRRRFKPGDHWGERIIQNDCMTTGCLKASQDTIVMVVKKEDFKRMRGSLPQWDAYFQSLDPGKYSQVLLNMEKTAAPANVEKRHEPEGTATPRPTSATPSKPTETTKPKNQDGTHLH; translated from the coding sequence ATGCAAAAAATCATCATTATCGGCGGCGGCTTTGGCGGCGTTTTTTTNGCCCGTACATTGGCCAAAAAAAACAAAGGCCAGCTACATATCGAGCTAATCAGCGATCGTAATTACTTCGTTTTTCAACCGCTGCTGCCGGAAGTCGCATCAGGCACCATCAATGCTGAGGATGCCGTCTCGCCACTTCGCCTATTACTGCCTGATGTGCATGTACGACTGGCCGAGGTTAAAGGCATCGACCCGGTCGCCAAAACGGTGCAACTCGTGCAGGGCCGAAAACGTATTTTGCATCACTTCGATTATGACCATCTAATTATCGCATCTGGGCAAATTACCGATTTATCCCTGTTTCGCGGGTTTGAACAACATAGTCTGACGATGAAAGATCTGGCCGACGCGTTTCATTTACGGAATCAGGTCATTCAATGTCTAGAGCTGGCTGACGTTACCGAAAATACCGTATTGAAAAAACGCCTGTTAACCTTCGTGGTGGCCGGCGGCGGGTTTTCAGGCGTTGAAACTATCGGTGAACTCAGTGAAATGATTCGCCGCACGCTACATTTTTATCCGAATATCCAGATGGACGATATTCGTCTGATACTGATTCAACGCGGCAAACGTATCCTGCCCGAGTTGACTGAAAAACTCAGCGAATATGCCAAACAAAAGCTGGAGAAACGCGGTATCGAAGTGCGCCTGGGTTGCGGGGTTAAAAGTGCATCATCCACCGCACTAGTCACCAGTGATGGCGATGTCATCAACACCACCACCATCATTACCACCATTGGTAATGGCCCCTCCGCATTTGTGAAATCGCTCGGCTTGCCGCTGGAACGTGGCAAGATCAAAACCAACACACAAATGCAGGTCGAAGATGTTGAGGATGTATGGGCACTGGGCGATATCGCTGCCATCCCCATGGCTGACGGCAATATCGCACCACCTACAGCTCAGTTTACCGTGCGCGAGGCTGCGACGCTGGCCGACAATATCCTCGCCAGTATCGACAACAAACCGCTCAAACCTTTTGCCTACCAACCCCGAGGCTCTCTCGCATCGCTGGGTAACTACTCCGCCGTAGCCAATGTCTTTGGGGTCAACTTTTATGGCCTGCTAGCCTGGTTTATGTGGCGCAGCGTCTATATCTCCATGTTACCCGGTTTGTCGACACGTATACGGGTTGCACTGAACTGGGCGTTTGATTACATCATGCCGCGGAATATCGTGCATATGGAACAAACCGGCAAGCCGGCTTGCCATTACATGCATTTTGCTGAGGGCGAAATCGTTTATACCAAAGGAGAATGGGTCGATGGCTTTTATGTCGTCGTCGAAGGCGAATTGTTGCTGGAAGTCGACAGCGATGATCACAAAGAAGCTTTTCGTCGGCGCTTCAAACCCGGCGACCACTGGGGTGAGCGTATTATCCAGAACGATTGCATGACCACGGGCTGCCTGAAAGCATCTCAAGACACCATTGTGATGGTCGTTAAAAAAGAAGACTTCAAGCGTATGCGTGGTTCGTTGCCACAATGGGATGCTTACTTCCAGTCATTGGACCCCGGTAAGTATTCTCAGGTACTCCTGAATATGGAAAAAACAGCAGCGCCCGCTAACGTAGAAAAACGACACGAGCCTGAGGGCACAGCAACACCTCGCCCAACATCCGCAACGCCCTCTAAGCCAACAG
- the proP_3 gene encoding Proline/betaine transporter, with protein MAERRLNRLIAYTAAGSSLEFFDFTIYALFSPYISQTFFPQSDHYAAMLDTFAVFALGYLARPLGALFFGHLGDTRGRRNTVILTVGLMSLSTLTIGLLPGYAVLGIWAPVLLVLFRLLQGISLGGEVTGAAVFVAEHLPPSNRGSGVAWIYAGVTFGNVIASLFGVVLGTWLSHQQMVSWGWRVPFIFGAVLGFISYRLRTVALESPVFRQALECAETTTVPLKILMRNHGRAVIKGIGITALMASSIFTLLYLPAYFSHQLHMSAELGFRYSACNFLLLVASCIGFGYMSDRVGRRQLLIFGSGLMLIIGYPLFALLSEVGGSAIWLFSGLFAIMVGMVNASYACLLVELFPTQVRYSGMSLSYNLAFAIFGGLSPLVNTWLQHIMGSAFSLWYLLAASALLSLVAGLMTQEKLHQAL; from the coding sequence ATGGCTGAACGCCGTCTCAACCGATTGATTGCTTATACCGCCGCGGGCAGCTCGTTGGAGTTTTTCGATTTCACGATCTACGCGCTTTTTTCACCTTATATCAGTCAGACTTTTTTCCCGCAGAGCGACCATTATGCCGCGATGCTGGATACCTTCGCTGTGTTTGCATTGGGGTATCTCGCGCGGCCGCTGGGTGCATTGTTTTTTGGTCATTTGGGTGATACCCGTGGTCGTCGTAATACGGTTATTCTGACGGTTGGATTGATGTCTCTCAGCACCCTGACAATTGGTTTGCTGCCGGGGTATGCCGTGTTAGGCATTTGGGCGCCGGTGCTATTGGTCTTATTTCGTTTGTTGCAGGGTATTTCGCTGGGCGGCGAGGTCACTGGTGCTGCGGTGTTTGTGGCGGAGCACCTGCCACCGTCGAACCGCGGCAGTGGGGTTGCGTGGATCTACGCCGGTGTGACATTCGGCAATGTGATTGCCAGCCTGTTTGGTGTGGTGTTGGGCACGTGGCTCAGTCATCAGCAGATGGTTAGCTGGGGCTGGCGGGTACCGTTTATTTTTGGTGCTGTATTGGGTTTTATCAGTTACCGATTGCGCACCGTGGCGTTGGAATCGCCGGTATTTCGTCAAGCGTTGGAGTGTGCTGAGACGACCACCGTTCCACTTAAAATCCTGATGCGTAACCACGGACGAGCGGTGATTAAGGGCATTGGCATTACGGCTCTTATGGCGTCGTCGATCTTCACCTTGCTGTATTTACCCGCGTATTTTTCTCACCAATTGCACATGTCAGCAGAACTTGGGTTTCGTTACTCGGCGTGTAATTTTTTGTTGCTGGTGGCCAGCTGTATTGGCTTCGGTTATATGTCAGATCGAGTTGGCCGCCGTCAGTTGTTGATCTTTGGCAGCGGGCTGATGTTGATTATTGGTTATCCGCTTTTTGCCTTGCTGAGCGAAGTTGGCGGCAGTGCGATTTGGTTGTTTTCAGGGTTATTTGCCATCATGGTCGGCATGGTTAACGCCAGTTATGCGTGTTTACTGGTTGAGCTGTTTCCAACGCAGGTGCGCTACAGTGGCATGAGCCTTAGTTACAATCTGGCTTTTGCGATCTTCGGTGGGTTGTCGCCGTTGGTGAATACCTGGTTGCAACACATCATGGGGAGTGCATTTTCTCTGTGGTATCTACTGGCGGCATCAGCGTTGTTGAGTTTAGTGGCGGGGTTGATGACGCAAGAAAAGCTGCACCAGGCACTGTAG